One Primulina huaijiensis isolate GDHJ02 chromosome 5, ASM1229523v2, whole genome shotgun sequence DNA segment encodes these proteins:
- the LOC140977594 gene encoding uncharacterized protein has protein sequence MAKAFLIKYFPPSKTMKLPANITTFAQFEQESLYKAWEPFKDLLRRCPHHELPLGLVVQTFYYGLLTPNRTMIDVAACGNQLRKTAEEGYELLEEMVASSYHPQSERNNQRRNATVHQVTDLSAITAQLDVLNRKLDGLNMGGTAMRLQEIFCDKCRGEHFAKDCQDENPFYVQEGAPVNQVGVQNRPRNDPYSNTYNPGGRQHFNFSWGGQNIQNRPPGGQPYGKQPMYRSDPPREEKSNLEQMMSKFISSTETRLQNQDTLIKGLQNQIGQLAKMIASREPGTLPSNTETNPKEQVKAIELKSGKILESREKEKSQVPDEQTDTSKGKSSNSTPGPIAQSKIVIPPPFPAALKKEKLDAQFYFMVLDMEEDMEMPLILRRPFLATGKALIDVQEGKLRLRDIIKDPLEAILTTELKEEKLDAEKTEILAYLNANHPWKRPMKMTLEDLGDRRDLILQKCDGGQTAESLERAQEFICMEGGGYHNPSVCMHKILMEDKYSPLVQPQRRLNPKMQEVVKVETIKLLDSCIIYPISDSAWNLKVVLMRCEEKNLVLNWEKCHFMVQEGIVLGHKISEHGIEVDKAKVEVIKNLPPPTSIKGAYEDLNERLVTAPVLV, from the exons ATGGCGAAAGCGTTTCTCATTAAATACTTTCCTCCATCTAAGACCATGAAGCTGCCGGCGAACATAACGACATTTgctcaattcgagcaggagtcTTTATATAAGGCATGGGAGCCTTTCAAAGATCTGTTACGAAGATGTCCTCATCACGAACTGCCACTTGGGTTAGTTGTTCAAACCTTTTACTATGGCTTACTTACTCCTAATCGTACTATGATAGATGTTGCTGCTTGTGGAAACCAACTGAGAAAAACTGCTGAGGAAGGATATGAGTTATTGGAGGAGATGGTCGCTAGCAGCTATCATCCTCAATCCGAAAGAAACAACCAGCGAAGAAATGCAACAGTTCACCAGGTAACTGACCTTTCCGCTATTACAGCACAACTTGATGTCTTGAACAGGAAATTGGACGGCTTGAATATGGGTGGCACGGCTATGCGTCTTCAAGAGATATTCTGTGATAAGTGTAGAGGTGAACACTTTGCCAAAGACTGTCAAGATGAAAATCCCTTTTATGTACAAGAAGGGGCACCAGTGAATCAAGTGGGAGTCCAAAACCGTCCAAGGAATGATCCGTATTCGAACACATACAATCCTGGAGGGAGGCAACATTTcaacttctcatggggtggCCAAAACATTCAGAATCGACCACCGGGAGGACAACCATATGGGAAACAACCAATGTATAGATCTGACCCTCCTAGAGAAGAAAAGTCCAATTTGGAGCAGATGATGTCTAAGTTCATCTCATCTACCGAAACTAGACTCCAAAATCAAGATACATTGATAAAGGGGCTACAGAATCAGATTGGACAGTTAGCTAAGATGATAGCAAGTAGAGAGCCGGGCACCTTGCCAAGTAACACAGAAACCAATCCAAAAGAGCAAGTGAAGGCCATCGAGTTGAAGAGTGGAAAAATTTTAGAGTCtagagaaaaggaaaaaagtCAAGTACCGGATGAACAGACTGATACATCTAaaggtaagtcttctaactctACACCAGGACCCATTGCACAATCAAAAATTGTTATACCTCCTCCTTTCCCTGCagcattgaaaaaagaaaaacttgACGCGCAATTCT ATTTCATGGTGCTCGACATGGAGGAGGACATGGAGATGCCTTTGATTTTGAGGAGACCATTCCTTGCAACTGGCAAGGCTCTAATTGATGTGCAAGAAGGGAAGTTGAGATTGAGA GATATTATTAAGGACCCTTTGGAAGCCATTCTCACTACCGAATTGAAAGAAGAGAAATTGGATGCAGAGAAAACCGAAATATTGGCATACCTCAATGCCAACCATCCATGGAAGAGGCCAATGAAGATGACATTAGAGGACTTGGGGGATCGAAGAGACTTGATCCTTCAGAA ATGTGATGGAGGACAAACTGCTGAAAGTCTTGAAAGAGCACAAGAGTTCATTTGCATGGAAGGTGGCGGATATCACAATCCATCAGTCTGCATGCACAAAATATTGATGGAAGACAAGTACTCGCCTCTTGTGCAACCTCAGAGAAGATTGaatccaaagatgcaagaggtaGTAAAAGTAGAAACTATCAAACTCCTTGATTCATgtattatctatcctatatcTGATAGTGCATGG AATTTGAAGGTGGTGTTGATGAGATGCGAGGAGAAAAATTTGGTGCTGAATTGGGAAAAGTGCCATTTTATGGTACAAGAAGGCATAGTATTGGGGCACAAAATATCAGAGCATGGAATAGAGGTGGATAAGGCAAAAGTCGAAGTTATCAAGAACTTACCACCTCCGACATCCATAAAGGGA GCATACGAGGATTTAAATGAGCGCTTGGTGACGGCTCCTGTTTTGGTTTGA